A window of Malania oleifera isolate guangnan ecotype guangnan chromosome 2, ASM2987363v1, whole genome shotgun sequence genomic DNA:
GTCTCCTGCATTTCAAGCATTACCATCTGTAAAAAACAATTCTGAAGGCATTGTGGGAGCTAAGCTTTCTGAATTAAAGTCCAGATTTCCGTGTGGGGCTTGAATTTAGCGAGTAGTTGAAGAAGGATTGCTGGGAATGAAGTGGGTCTGGGCAAAATACGCGGACGGCTATTGCTTTATTTCTTATATTGTATTTTCATTGTTTTGTTCCTTTTCTGGTTGGTGAACGTTACATGGCCTCAAAATTGCTTCAGATTTTCCCTTATGAAGCAGAAAACCCCTTGGAACTGTCCCTTAGAGAGGCCTTTGAGCTTCTTGAACCCCAGCTGAGACCCCCATTTCCATTAACAATCCCATCACAATCAGAATACGCTCAGCTCAATCAGGCAATCCTCCATGGGATTTTATCCGAGCCCCATTTGGCTAAAATTCACGTCAAGCACTTGCATGCCATTGTCACGGATGGGTATAGTTTTTTTGTCAATTTACTCACCAAGATTGCTATGGAGTTGTACCCAAAACTTGTTGATTCGGTGAAGGTTCAATTGATTTGGGTTACTTCGGAAATGGTCGATGTTTCGGCATGTGGGATAGATGGTTTGTTAGTGTCCCTCTTGAGGCTAGTAGCTCTAGGCGATTTCAGGGACGGGAATTTGTGGTTGTGTTTCAACTTGGTTAGTCTTTTTACTGCGAAATGGGATTGTCTGCTAGAAGAAGAACCGTCAGTTTTAGCGAGTGCCTTGTATACGTTTCTCCGTTTATTGGCGGATCATTATCATTTGTCGAGTAATGCAAAACTGGAGATGTTAAAGAGGATGGAGATTGAGTTTTGTATTAGAGTTCTGAGGGAGCAATTCCATCTGTGTTTGAGGATTGGGAGGGATCTTGTTCGGCTTCTACAAGATGTGGTTCATGTTCCTGAGTTTCGTGTCCTATGGAAGGATTTGGTGTTGAACCCTGGTGTATTTAGGTCGCCTGGTTTTTCAGATATATCGCAGCTCTACTGCTCCAGGACTTCAAGTCATTACTTTTTACTTCGGATCACTCCTGAAATGGAAACCCAATTGCGATTTTTGCTATCACATGTGAAATTGGGGAGTCAAAAGCGGCACCAGGCATGGTTTGCCAGGAAGTTTCTTTATGGGCCAGAAAAGGAGACTCTTATATGCGACATTGTTCGATTCATATGCTGTGCCCACCACCCATCTAATGAAATTATCCAGTCTGACGTGATACCGAGATGGGCTGTTATAGGTTGGCTACTGAAATGTTGTAGGAAGAATTATGTCGAAGCTAATGTGAAGTTGGCCTTATTTTACGATTGGCTTTTCTTCGATGATAGACTGGACAATATTATGAATATTGAGCCTGCAATGCTACTGATGGTAAACTCGATACCAAAATACATTGACATGACTCACACTCTTCTTGAGTTTCTGTTTCTTCTTGTGGACAATTATGATGTTGAGAGAAAAAATGTCATCTGTCAAGGAGTCTCATCTGCTTTTAGTGCTCTTGTTAAGAAAGGAGTGGTTTCTTCTCTGGATGTTTTAGCTTCTTCTGATGTACTTTCCCCTTTTCTTAAAGACAGGCTTGGGAGATTTCTATTTGGTTTGCGATTGGGAGTTCCAAATGAAACAGTGGCACCCCAGCTTCCTCATCATTCAATGCAAACCTTGAGTTTTCCATGTGCATCCACAGCAGAAACACAGATACTTTTAGAGGGAAAGCTGACAGTAACTACATGTGCTCAAAATGACAAAGTTGGCTGCAAAATTGTTGATGCTTCAGTTTCCAATAATCCTGATGTTTCTTGTGGGCCAGTGGTTGTGGCTGATGAAAGTCATATTGATTCCATAGAgaatttgattcaaaatcttgGAGAAACTTACAAAAGGTCAAATTCCGCAGGCCTTAAGATTTTGGAAAAGATAATGTTTTCATTTGCAAATAGGGATCCTTCCAGGCAAGCAACTGATTTCATTTGCAACCCTGAAAATTTCTCTTGTAAAATAGCCAAGGAATTTGAGTTGAATGGATACAAACTATTCACCCCTCTTGAAATTCTTCCTGATAACCCCCTCTTTGATGATGAAATACACTCTCCCACGGCCTTAAttattagtaattttattttttctcagcAAGAGTGGATACAAGACATGTTATTGTTCTGGTCAAAAACTGGTTCACCTGTTGGAGCACGTCTGTTATCTTATGCATCAAGACTTGCTTACGAAGCAAATGTATCTGGTTATTTGGGAAGCATGGCAACTGAAAACAGTTATGTTAAGGTATTTTATACAAGGATGCCATTCCTAAAGTTTCATATTGATGCATATAATTCTTATATGAGTGGTGGGAGAAAAGATTTTGCTGAAACCATTGTTTCTGGTTCTAAGgtgaatgaggagtttgttagtAATCTGGTAGATGGTGCTTTTGCTGCTTACCGTTGTTTTCTTATATATTCCATGAATCTATTACACAAAAAAGCAGATACATCTCTGCGTAAGTTCCTTATTTCTGACATAATGCTTTGTTCTCAATGGAAACGGAACAGATTGAAGTTTGTATTTTGCAGCATCTTTAGTCATCTTTCAGACTTATCCGTAGGTGCGGAAAATGTCATTCAATTACTTGTGAGTCAATTGGATCATGCAGAAATTTTGGGTATTCAGTTTGAAATTAGTTTGAAAAAATTCTCTATATTTGGTGAAAACAGTGAGAATATATGCAACTTAATCAAGACCTCTGTCAAGTGGGATTATGTTCAACAGAATAAGCTATGGGGGCTAATTAGATCTGAGCTTGTGGTTTCCAAGGTTAAAGTGGAGAAggtaattttagaaattttctacTCTGGTGTTTTAGATCCAGATGTAAATTCCATTGCAGTTGGAGGCTGTCTGACACTCTGCACTTCTTGTGCTCCCTCGCCTGAACTTGTTGGTGCAATCATGTTTCTACCCAGTAATCTGTTCCCAGACTTTGCTGCTGCAGTTCTGGCCAATTGGGTTGTGTCTAATGCCTCCATGTTGTTTAAAAGCTTGACTGACTTCTTAGAGAAACTCCAAAACGAGAATGGGGGTTCTCCTATGAGCTTGGGTGGGTTTATGATCAACGAGTCTGCTCTTCTTTGGTTGTTGAATTACCTCGATGGACATGGGATGAAAGGCATTGATATTCTGAGCAAGTTGTCTAAAGATATTTCAGTTATAAAAGAAAAATTGGGAGATTCTGCAGTTGTGATGGAGACCGGATAAACTCTTCTATGCCATTAGGTAAATTGTTGGTTTTCTCTATAAATTCTATGTTTTCTGTTTCACGTGAAATTCTTAGCTAGATTTCTGCGTGTATTTCTTTGTTGGAGATGTTTTCCTGGTCAAGTCTATGTGCTTATAGAGTATAAAAGTTATAGAAGACAATTTTCAATTGCTCTCAATTTCTGGAAATGGGTTATTATCCACATTcaaatttccttttcctttttcttttaaaacagATATGCACTCTACATATTCATGGCATATGAAGTTCATTTTTCCTATCCTGAGAAAGGATTAGTGCAAAGTAATATCAGCAATGCTTGATTCCTCACAGTATGCTTTTAAGACATTTTTTACCTTTAAATAATGTTCAACGAGTTGGTTTGCTTTTATTTATATTCTCGACTATGCCAGTGTTACTACTACGATTACATATTCTATATGTGAGGATTAGGAGGGTAAGTAGATCTGTTATTGTTACTAAATAATTTAGCTATTAATTACCAACACTAGATTTGTGTAGGTGTAATAAGTATGTAATATTATAAGAAGGTAGGGTTTCCGAAAGAGTGATGATTTTACATTGACCTTGTTTTCTTTCCTATCATCTCTCTTCTCATTTCTCTCTTCATCTTTCTAACCAAACATTGTAACAAGGTATCAGAGCTTCACTGTTTGCAATTACTGTTCATAATTACTGATCTTGATTAGTGTTCAGGCACTGTTCATGGGTACTGGTCATCAGTACTGTTCATGGATCTGCCTCTTCTTATAAGGCCTGCGTCTTCTTATAACATGGGATCAAAGCTGCTTTTTCTtctccctttttcttttcaatCCTGGTTTCCTTCACTACCAGTTGGAGGGTGTAAGAAGCAGATAGATGACAGAATCTTTCTCCTCTTATTAGTTTGTGTCCAGCAACCTAATGGGAATGGTTGGTTTCCAGTTCTGTAGGTTTGTGCAGTATGAAAATGACTCTTTTAGTATGAGGTAGAAAATGCCTGAAGTGTTATGATTTATATGCACTGCAGATTTGTTTCTTCAGTTTTGTGATTGTTTGATGTGTTGAAGGGTTTGTTTCTATCTTATACAATCTGTAGAGcatctgaatttttttttttttttaaatttttattctttctttttttatttttttttatttttttaaaaatttgtgatGAACTGGGAGATTTTCCTTGATGACTCATGGGAAAACAGAGTTATGCCCAATCAAAATTTTCCTGCTCAAGTTACTGTCCAGTCTACTGCTCAAACTGATTTAGTAGGTCTGCTAATGACATCTATAAAATTGAATGCCATAAACTATCTCATTTGGGCCCAGGCTGTGACAATTTTTATTAAAGCTAGGAACTTGATTGATGATTCACCTTTCTGCCTCTTCTGAAAGTTACAAGGTCTGGCTTAGGGATAACTACCTAATCATGACGTGCTAGTGGAGTAGCATGGAGCTGCTAGTGTCCTCTTGATTTATGTTATTTAACATTGTGAGGCAGATTGGGATGCTCTTGAGGCATCACATTCTCAGTAGAAGAATGTTTGAAGGGTATTTTTGCCATATGAAATATGTTCAAGTAAAAAATGGATGAAGGTGGTTCGTTGGGTGATCACTGGACAACCCTTGGGGGAATGAGTGAGGATCTGAATTTTTGTCGTCCACTCATTTGttgcattgaaaatcttaagtggCAACATAAGCAGTTtctacaagaagaagaagaagaagaagaagaagtcaatCCTTAACTCCTATTAGGTGGGTTGATTAAAaaatccttttttgccaatttacaCAATGTTGGGCAATTCCCCTGACAAATTGAGGGCTGCTCATTCCaatttattttaggtctatccttACCACATCTATTGCCACCAACAGTAACTAGCTTACTCCTTATTTAGCCTATGTTGTAGGTGCTCAAACCATCTCAGCcacccctctcttatcttatcatCTGTAGGTGCTATTCCTAatttaccacaaatatgttcattcccttcatttaatttttatgttttaatgttACTCTaatcatccaccttagcattcttatttcggcaacttttactttttggatgtgttgtttcttagttacccaacattttgatccatagcATAGCTAGTTTTATAGCTGTCCTATACAACTTGCCTTTTGATTTTAAAGGTATTTTACAATTGCACAATATACGTGAAGTGCTTCTGTATTTCACCAACCTGCATTAACTCTATGTATTATGTCTTAATCTTTTTCGATTTCTCCTTCTGCTTGCGTtttagatccaaggtatcaaattCTATAAGTGCTATTAATTCTTTTCACACACAGCCAATTCCAAACCCTGGTAAAGgtggagggttgcgttaggtagttgaTAGGCAGCGTGAAACTTGTTAGATCCTTAGGATTCCACAGGAGGAGTTTCTAGTTTCCAAATTCTTCTCTCATTTTCTAGGTGCTTACAGGTCCAGTCAAAGGCGCTGCCTAGTGAAATCCTACCTTATATGGGGAGTGTTCATTCTAGACTCCAGCAAGCCATCCTTATTGACTCTATGTAAAGCTATGTGATGCATCAGGTGGTCATGTTAGGGCAATATTTTCATGCAATGTGGTATCCAAATAACATTTCATGTATGTCCCTATGGCACAAGGCTAATATTTCTCATGCATTTCTTTGGAAGTTTGATGTGATATTAGAAAAGGAGAGGCATATGTGGTTTTAAGATTTTGATAGAGAAGAATTTGTCTAGGAATCCTTAGGTGAGGGCTGCCTTATTGGCAGTACAGTAGTCTCCCTCCCATTTTGATGGCACCCCTATTTACTTTTATTCACCTTGTGCCAAGGGAATTAACTTCCAAGGGAAACCTCCACAACCATTTAAGAGATGTTTTTTGGATACCACATTGCCAAACCCTAGCCCCGCTTTGGATTTCAGCTTCTAACAACCCTGCCTTTAACTTGACTAGAGCAAATCATGTATTAACCTCTTTAAGGCCCTGACAATATCGAGGGCACTCTAGAAAGGGAATGGAAGTAAATGGAGATGTTGGAAATTGTGGCATTAATGGTTTGGGAACAGATTCATTACTTGGCCTTTATTGTGCATTGGCTTTGGATGCTTAAAGGGAGCAAGCTTTTGGGAAATTCTGCAATATTGGAGgaattttttgctttgatgtttCAAACTGTTTATCTGTGCTTttagttccttttttttttcctggatttttccagaattttgatgggagatgtcttattctcctctttgtaaattcttATCTTATTgatgaaatatcttctttttctatcaaaaaataaaaaaataaaaaaattgtgttTGTTTTGTTATTTCTTGTACTTCAAGATGGTTATGGAAATATGTATTTGACTTAACTGTGGGGTGTTTAAATATTGGGTAGTTGTTGTTTTGACATCTGCTTGTTTCCTGAgttctctccttctccttctcctctcTACATTCATTTCTTCTCTTTATTCTCCTCCTTCCTTGCTGACCTTCatcaagtttggtatcagaacagCGCTGGCCGCTGGGTTATTCCCTGAAGTTGGTCCAATCCATCAGAGTCTTCCCCTGCTGTAAAATTTTCTCATGTACCAGAGCCCAATCCACCACCACACACGTCTATTGCTGCAATATTTTTTGACGTGAGTCTCTTTGATCATGTCATCAAAGCAAAACAAAGGTCTCACAGAAATCTAAGACATCCAGGTTGCAGCACTGTCCATTGTGATGGCTGTCCCTCTCTTTTTGAACACCAATTTGCAGGAGGTTTCTGTGACATGACAACCATGAGAATCAGATTGCTGATTGCTCTCATGTACTCTTGAGAAATATGTGATTTCCTTAAAGTTGGTCCGCATGAGGTCTTTCCCTCTTCATGGCTGACCAATTGTAAAGCTGTAAATCTTTTATGAACTACAAGTTAGCATCTCCattgttctttatttttttgggggAGAGAGTGGTGGTGGCGGCGACAGCAGCGAGGGTGGTGGTATTGCACCATACTGAAATTGGTGGTGGCAACGCACTGTATTGAAATCCCCTGTTATAAATCAAGGGTTAACCATTTGGTTCTTACCAAATGTCACTCTTGCCATAAAGCTTGCCTCTTCAGACTCCCTTCTCCTTCCCATAAACACCCGTGAAAATCCAGTTAATTGCTTACCTGTCTAGAGATGAATTTTCCAGACACAGAGCATTCTCTCGCACACTCATCCATCCACCTTTTGCATCTCCTGCAGCTCCTTTAGCTTCAAGCCTAGGATCTACCTCCTCTAGGTTGGCTGGTGAGGTGttggaattttcttttgtttcttattttaggATTTTTACATTATTTGGTACTTCCTATCATGGGTTTGTTTTGCTGGGCTTTGTATAATTAGTACTTCAGAGTTTGGATGCATGGTTGATATTTATTAAGCCTAGAATTATCTTCTCTCTTTCGTGCATCTCTCTTCCGTATTCTACATCGAAGTGTTCACACACACAAAAGGAAGTGAGAATGGTTATCATTTCACAAGTATACGACGTTAATCCCCTTTTTTTGTGATTTGGAACTTCAAGTTTTGAAATTCTTAAAGTTCATGATAATTTAAATAACATATGAATGGATTTTTTCCCAGTATATACAAAATTTAGATAATTTCATATGCTTAATCTTTTTCTCTTCCCATAGTTTGAGTTACTTATTTTTAATAGCCTTTGCATTTTAgaacttttcaaaatttcctaCTATGTTGCAGCTGAGGCATTTTATTAGCATTATGGATCTAACACTGACTGAATGGTCATGGTGTGATTTTGTCTCCCCTGAAATGCTTCTTGCAGCCATCTTGCTATTTTTAGTGATTTATAGGAAAACATGTTGTGAACTACATACTAATGTAATTCATTATTTTCACCCTTCTACCACAGTGCATTTGCAACTCAATTGGGTTGTGGAGCTAGATCAAGGACCATCCTATTATCTGTGCGTCATGAACGGATTTATGTGCTGTGTGCTTTTGGGAGTTCTTACATTAAGCAGCAAATATGCTCAAACATCTGTTGACATACTTTGCGATTACTGTTGACACCAAGGTATTTGAAGGCTCATTTCCATTAGATAGGTGTGCTTACTTTCTTTTCCCTGTCAAATGGCATGGTTTTCTGCTCGAGAGTTACTCATGTTACAAGGGGTGGACTTGCTACTGATGCttattttggtttttatttttattttatttttttatttttcctgaaagcTTCTTTGCAGCAACCAAATAAGAAAATATGGCTTCACAGCTAGACATCTTTTTGCTGCACTTGGTCATGTGCAATTTAGAACTTGGACTGTATTAGTGTTGGAACCAATTCCTGCACTAATGAGTTATGGTGTGTGGTGTAAGAAATTAACCCAGAACATAATTGTGAAAACAGAAAAGGAAAAATAGGGATGGTCTTTCAGAGTACTGGACTCAATAAATATATTTGTTTTGGGATTGATTTCAGAGTACTGTAGAGAGGTGccataaaatttttattgaaaatttgaaactaTATTTACAACACTTGAGACTTGCAACTTCCCCTCTATTACTCCTCTCCTGTCTGCTCTGCTGGGTTAGGGGTGATAGTTGTGGAGGCATTGAAACCTACCCACCCGACTGCCCCTGGCCAGAGCTTTTTATtgcctctctttttttttttttcctttccatttttCTTTTGGCCTTCAATCAGAGCTGGTGATATTATTTTTTAACCCATGCAGATAGGGATCAGAACCTGCTGGTGTCTATCCTGTTATTTGATTTGGGAGCAGTTTAGCACTTCACATCTGCAGCAGTTGCCGCCAATTATGATGCGGGAATCTTTTCCTTTCACTCTCTCATAGTTGGCCTTCATGAGTACTGTTACATATTGGGTAGGCAACACATATAATAATTCTTGTTGTCTTTTGGATTTGATTTGAGGGCTCTAGGGAACTGCATTTTATCTGAATAGGCTGTTTTGATTCTGTGATAAGTACTTATTAACTTTCTAGGTATGCAGAACTTATTTCCTGTTAATTAAGGGGAAAAGAAGAAAgttatttcatttcttttaaaATGTACGGCATTAGGA
This region includes:
- the LOC131149630 gene encoding uncharacterized protein LOC131149630: MASKLLQIFPYEAENPLELSLREAFELLEPQLRPPFPLTIPSQSEYAQLNQAILHGILSEPHLAKIHVKHLHAIVTDGYSFFVNLLTKIAMELYPKLVDSVKVQLIWVTSEMVDVSACGIDGLLVSLLRLVALGDFRDGNLWLCFNLVSLFTAKWDCLLEEEPSVLASALYTFLRLLADHYHLSSNAKLEMLKRMEIEFCIRVLREQFHLCLRIGRDLVRLLQDVVHVPEFRVLWKDLVLNPGVFRSPGFSDISQLYCSRTSSHYFLLRITPEMETQLRFLLSHVKLGSQKRHQAWFARKFLYGPEKETLICDIVRFICCAHHPSNEIIQSDVIPRWAVIGWLLKCCRKNYVEANVKLALFYDWLFFDDRLDNIMNIEPAMLLMVNSIPKYIDMTHTLLEFLFLLVDNYDVERKNVICQGVSSAFSALVKKGVVSSLDVLASSDVLSPFLKDRLGRFLFGLRLGVPNETVAPQLPHHSMQTLSFPCASTAETQILLEGKLTVTTCAQNDKVGCKIVDASVSNNPDVSCGPVVVADESHIDSIENLIQNLGETYKRSNSAGLKILEKIMFSFANRDPSRQATDFICNPENFSCKIAKEFELNGYKLFTPLEILPDNPLFDDEIHSPTALIISNFIFSQQEWIQDMLLFWSKTGSPVGARLLSYASRLAYEANVSGYLGSMATENSYVKVFYTRMPFLKFHIDAYNSYMSGGRKDFAETIVSGSKVNEEFVSNLVDGAFAAYRCFLIYSMNLLHKKADTSLRKFLISDIMLCSQWKRNRLKFVFCSIFSHLSDLSVGAENVIQLLVSQLDHAEILGIQFEISLKKFSIFGENSENICNLIKTSVKWDYVQQNKLWGLIRSELVVSKVKVEKVILEIFYSGVLDPDVNSIAVGGCLTLCTSCAPSPELVGAIMFLPSNLFPDFAAAVLANWVVSNASMLFKSLTDFLEKLQNENGGSPMSLGGFMINESALLWLLNYLDGHGMKGIDILSKLSKDISVIKEKLGDSAVVMETG